A DNA window from Aminiphilus circumscriptus DSM 16581 contains the following coding sequences:
- the rsmI gene encoding 16S rRNA (cytidine(1402)-2'-O)-methyltransferase, translating to MPAGLLEGGIVLPLIVVPTPIGNLEDITLRALRVLRECDLVACEDTRRTLILLRRYAIRKPMLSCHEHNERARTEKVLALLEEGKTVALVSDAGTPGISDPGTILLAEALSRGFDVDVLPGATALIPALLLSGLVPSPFAFLGFLPDREGERVAFLGTLRQCPWTLVFYLSPHKAAAHLASVRDVLGNRSVSVVREISKIHQEVFRGSAEEALERAEEGMLRGELVLLVEGAVAAEGADEEIPWEEDAQNLQGRGLPLREVANFIHERYGIPKNVVKDRLLRAARRERDLS from the coding sequence ATGCCTGCGGGCCTACTCGAAGGAGGGATTGTCCTGCCCCTGATCGTCGTTCCAACCCCCATCGGCAACCTGGAGGACATCACCCTTCGGGCGCTTCGGGTGCTCCGGGAATGTGATCTCGTCGCCTGTGAGGACACGAGGCGGACTCTCATTCTGCTGCGGCGGTACGCCATCAGGAAGCCCATGCTTTCCTGCCATGAGCACAACGAGCGGGCCCGCACGGAAAAAGTGCTCGCCCTCCTCGAAGAGGGGAAAACGGTAGCCCTCGTCTCCGACGCGGGAACGCCTGGAATTTCCGATCCGGGAACGATCCTTCTCGCCGAGGCGCTGTCCCGCGGGTTTGACGTGGATGTTCTCCCGGGGGCCACTGCACTGATTCCGGCCCTCCTGCTGTCGGGGCTGGTCCCGTCGCCCTTCGCCTTCCTCGGGTTTCTTCCGGACCGGGAGGGGGAGCGCGTCGCCTTTCTCGGTACACTGCGACAATGTCCCTGGACGCTGGTGTTCTATCTGTCTCCACACAAGGCGGCGGCGCATCTCGCGTCGGTTCGCGACGTGCTGGGAAATCGCTCGGTTTCGGTAGTGCGGGAGATCAGCAAAATCCATCAGGAGGTCTTTCGGGGCAGTGCGGAGGAGGCTCTCGAAAGAGCAGAGGAAGGAATGCTTCGGGGCGAACTGGTTCTTCTCGTGGAAGGAGCGGTGGCGGCAGAGGGTGCCGACGAAGAAATTCCCTGGGAGGAGGATGCGCAAAATCTCCAGGGGCGGGGGCTTCCTCTCCGGGAGGTTGCCAACTTCATCCATGAACGGTATGGTATTCCGAAAAACGTCGTCAAGGACCGGCTCCTCCGCGCTGCGCGGAGGGAACGGGATTTATCGTAA
- the metG gene encoding methionine--tRNA ligase translates to MSRKPFYVTTPIYYVNDVPHIGHAYTTIAADVMTRYRRMCGFDTFFLTGTDEHGQKIQRAAAAKGLTAQELADRTVVNFQELWKALGVSNDDFIRTTEERHRKVVQYIFATLLAKGDIYKGSYEGWYCVPCETYVPESQMGEERTCPDCGRKLEMMTEESYFFRMSRYAEPLLAYYEANGEAILPKGRYNEILSFLRGGLRDQSISRTTISWGIPVPGDEKHVVYVWFDALINYLAAVGYPEENAPWKKYWPVVHHLVGKDIIRFHSVVWPAMLLALGVNPPKLVFAHGWWTVEGEKMSKSKGNVVDPFEMVELYGRDSFRYFLLREVPFGLDGDFSELALVQRRNADLANDLGNLLNRTLQMVERYCGGTIPAAGTETELERDLVELVAATRRDVDSCMDRYAFDEALKSIWILVGRGNKYIDDTMPWKLGKEENTERLGTVLNTLCRVLRTVAYLVAPFIPDSAARMVDQLGLDAEIIARGEGIPEWTEDLSGVSVHRGDILFPRIDLKEWEAAKAEREARKGMLPDPGDHEPEIEVEQFRNCEFRVASVLAVEPVPKADKLYKLELDLGYERRTIVSGIREFYAPEELVGRKIIVLCNLKPAKLRGVVSNGMLLAAETADGKGLALLTVDRDIAPGSRIH, encoded by the coding sequence ATGTCACGGAAACCATTTTACGTCACCACACCCATTTATTACGTGAACGACGTGCCTCACATCGGGCATGCCTATACGACCATCGCTGCGGATGTCATGACCCGCTACCGGAGAATGTGCGGTTTCGACACCTTTTTCCTCACGGGCACGGACGAGCACGGCCAGAAGATTCAGCGCGCCGCCGCCGCCAAGGGGCTCACCGCCCAGGAACTGGCGGATCGCACCGTGGTGAACTTTCAGGAACTCTGGAAAGCCCTCGGCGTGAGCAACGACGATTTCATCCGAACCACCGAGGAGCGCCATCGAAAGGTGGTACAGTACATCTTTGCGACTCTCCTCGCCAAGGGGGACATCTATAAGGGATCCTACGAGGGATGGTATTGCGTTCCCTGCGAGACCTATGTCCCGGAGTCCCAGATGGGAGAGGAGAGGACCTGTCCCGATTGCGGCAGGAAACTGGAGATGATGACCGAGGAGAGCTATTTCTTCCGTATGTCCCGTTATGCGGAGCCCCTTTTGGCCTACTACGAGGCGAACGGGGAAGCGATCCTGCCCAAGGGACGCTACAACGAGATTCTCAGCTTTCTTCGGGGAGGCCTGCGGGATCAATCCATCTCCCGAACGACCATCAGCTGGGGCATTCCCGTTCCGGGTGACGAAAAACATGTGGTCTACGTCTGGTTCGATGCGCTCATCAACTATCTCGCCGCCGTGGGCTATCCCGAGGAGAACGCGCCCTGGAAAAAATACTGGCCCGTGGTTCACCATCTCGTCGGCAAGGACATCATCCGCTTCCATTCCGTGGTGTGGCCCGCCATGCTTCTCGCCCTCGGCGTGAACCCGCCGAAACTTGTCTTCGCCCACGGCTGGTGGACCGTGGAGGGGGAGAAGATGTCCAAATCGAAGGGAAACGTGGTGGATCCCTTCGAGATGGTGGAGCTGTACGGTCGGGATTCTTTCCGCTACTTCCTGCTTCGGGAGGTTCCCTTCGGCTTGGACGGGGATTTCTCCGAACTCGCCCTTGTGCAGCGGCGGAACGCGGATCTCGCCAACGATCTGGGAAATCTGCTGAACCGAACGCTCCAGATGGTGGAACGCTATTGCGGCGGAACGATTCCTGCCGCGGGGACCGAAACGGAGCTGGAAAGAGACCTTGTGGAACTTGTCGCCGCGACACGTCGGGATGTGGATTCCTGCATGGATCGCTATGCCTTCGATGAGGCCCTCAAGAGCATCTGGATTCTTGTTGGAAGAGGAAACAAGTACATCGACGACACCATGCCTTGGAAGCTGGGCAAGGAGGAGAACACGGAGCGCCTCGGCACGGTGCTCAACACGCTCTGTCGCGTGCTTCGTACCGTAGCGTATCTCGTGGCTCCCTTCATCCCCGATTCCGCGGCGCGCATGGTGGATCAGCTCGGCCTGGACGCGGAGATCATCGCGAGGGGCGAGGGCATTCCCGAATGGACCGAGGACCTCTCGGGTGTGTCCGTGCATCGGGGGGATATCCTCTTTCCCCGCATCGACCTGAAGGAGTGGGAGGCGGCGAAGGCCGAGCGGGAAGCCCGGAAGGGCATGCTTCCCGATCCCGGCGATCACGAACCGGAGATCGAGGTGGAACAGTTCCGGAACTGCGAGTTCCGGGTCGCTTCGGTGCTTGCGGTGGAGCCCGTTCCGAAGGCGGACAAGCTTTATAAACTCGAACTCGACCTGGGATACGAACGACGGACCATCGTCTCGGGCATCCGGGAGTTCTATGCTCCGGAGGAGCTTGTGGGGCGGAAGATCATCGTTCTCTGCAATCTCAAACCCGCCAAGCTGCGGGGCGTGGTGAGCAACGGCATGCTCCTCGCCGCGGAGACCGCCGACGGCAAGGGACTCGCGCTTCTCACGGTGGATCGGGACATCGCGCCGGGGTCGCGCATTCATTAG
- a CDS encoding TatD family hydrolase — protein sequence MHKDSLADTHCHLDMEQFGEDLETVLDRAAEAGLRRLLVVGADETSSFVAHRLALDYAARGVFAAVGVHPHDASTAAEGLSAELRDLANAPCVAAIGETGLDYHYDHSPRDVQRRVFADHVAWAVEAEKPLVVHIREAYGDALALLRTEGASRCGGVIHCFSGTWEDAKAALDLGFYVSFAGPVTFPRSTELREISGRIPADRILCETDAPYLAPQPFRGRRNEPAYVRFVYETIADVRKTTFEALAEQIWKNAETLFRWKGGIS from the coding sequence GTGCACAAGGACTCTCTTGCGGATACCCATTGTCATCTGGATATGGAGCAGTTTGGGGAGGATCTGGAGACGGTGTTGGACCGGGCGGCGGAGGCGGGCCTTCGCCGCCTTCTCGTGGTGGGGGCCGACGAAACATCGAGCTTCGTCGCGCACCGTCTTGCCCTGGACTATGCCGCCCGGGGCGTTTTTGCCGCGGTGGGTGTCCATCCTCACGATGCATCCACTGCGGCGGAGGGGCTTTCGGCGGAACTGCGCGATCTGGCGAACGCACCCTGCGTGGCGGCCATCGGGGAGACGGGACTGGACTACCACTACGATCACTCCCCCCGGGACGTGCAGCGCCGCGTCTTTGCGGACCATGTCGCCTGGGCGGTCGAGGCGGAAAAACCCCTTGTGGTGCACATCCGGGAGGCCTACGGCGATGCGCTCGCGCTTTTGCGCACCGAGGGCGCGTCCCGTTGCGGCGGCGTGATTCATTGTTTTTCAGGAACCTGGGAGGACGCGAAGGCGGCACTGGATCTGGGATTCTACGTCTCCTTCGCTGGGCCGGTGACATTCCCCCGAAGCACCGAATTGCGGGAGATCTCCGGACGGATTCCGGCGGACCGGATTCTCTGCGAGACCGATGCTCCCTATCTCGCGCCTCAGCCCTTTCGGGGCAGGAGAAACGAGCCCGCCTACGTGCGGTTCGTCTATGAAACCATCGCGGACGTGCGAAAGACTACTTTCGAGGCGTTGGCCGAACAGATCTGGAAAAACGCGGAAACCCTGTTCCGTTGGAAGGGAGGCATCTCGTGA